In the genome of Pseudomonas protegens, one region contains:
- a CDS encoding TIGR00730 family Rossman fold protein — protein sequence MPYQSNDLLTRHFQSKGADLTSQVEAQLNQIAPNSPNIPLYRDMVLTVLRMAEDDLNRWNAKITLQALRELEHAFRVLEQFKGRRKVTVFGSARTPSEHPLYAMAKELGAALARSDLMVITGAGGGIMAAAHDGAGLEHSLGFNITLPFEQHANPTVGGTENLLSFHFFFTRKLFFVKEADALVLCPGGFGTLDEALEVLTLIQTGKSPLVPVVLLDVPGGQFWQGALDFIRNQLEANRYILPSDLKLVRLVHSTEDAVKEIQQFYANFHSSRWLKQEFVIRMHHNLNEQALAQMQTEFSDLCLSGGFQQHAYRGEEHDEAQFSHLTRLSFTFNARDNGRLRELIDFINLPQHWARQPPKAHQNARETSNAD from the coding sequence ATGCCTTACCAATCGAATGACCTGTTAACCCGTCATTTTCAAAGCAAGGGCGCCGACCTCACGAGCCAGGTCGAAGCGCAACTCAACCAGATTGCCCCCAACAGCCCGAACATCCCTCTTTATCGCGACATGGTTCTCACTGTCCTGCGCATGGCCGAGGACGACCTCAATCGCTGGAATGCCAAGATCACCCTGCAAGCCCTGCGTGAACTGGAACATGCCTTCAGAGTCCTGGAACAGTTCAAGGGCCGGCGCAAGGTGACAGTGTTCGGCTCGGCGCGAACCCCCAGCGAACATCCGCTGTACGCCATGGCCAAGGAACTGGGCGCTGCCCTGGCCCGCTCGGACCTGATGGTCATCACCGGCGCCGGAGGCGGCATCATGGCCGCCGCCCATGATGGCGCGGGCCTGGAGCACAGCCTGGGATTCAACATCACCCTGCCCTTCGAACAACATGCCAACCCGACTGTCGGCGGTACGGAGAACCTGCTGTCATTCCACTTCTTCTTCACTCGCAAGCTGTTCTTCGTCAAGGAGGCCGATGCCCTGGTGCTCTGCCCCGGCGGATTCGGCACCCTGGATGAAGCACTGGAAGTCCTGACCCTGATCCAGACCGGCAAAAGCCCCTTGGTGCCGGTGGTGCTCTTGGACGTACCTGGCGGGCAATTCTGGCAAGGCGCCCTGGACTTCATCCGCAACCAGCTGGAAGCCAATCGCTACATCCTGCCCAGCGACCTGAAGCTAGTACGCCTGGTGCACAGCACCGAAGACGCCGTTAAGGAAATCCAGCAGTTCTACGCCAACTTCCACTCCAGCCGCTGGCTGAAGCAGGAATTCGTCATTCGCATGCACCACAACCTCAATGAACAGGCACTGGCCCAGATGCAGACGGAATTCTCCGACCTGTGCCTCAGTGGCGGGTTTCAGCAACATGCCTACCGTGGAGAGGAGCACGACGAAGCGCAGTTCAGCCATTTGACACGGCTGTCGTTCACTTTCAACGCTCGTGATAACGGCCGCCTGCGGGAACTGATCGACTTCATCAACCTGCCGCAGCACTGGGCCAGACAGCCGCCCAAGGCCCACCAAAACGCAAGAGAAACCAGCAACGCCGACTGA
- the recX gene encoding recombination regulator RecX, protein MTAVLDTLVAVRRTAMDLLARREHGRVELTRKLRQRGAPPEMIEAALDRLTEEGLLSESRYLESFVSYRARSGYGPMRIREELSQRGLQRGDIDLALRECGIDWQAQLRDVWQRKFAGQFPADARERAKQGRFLSYRGYSMDMIGRLLSGRGQDD, encoded by the coding sequence ATGACCGCCGTACTCGATACCCTCGTCGCGGTGCGGCGAACCGCAATGGACCTGCTCGCGCGACGCGAGCACGGTCGAGTCGAGCTGACGCGTAAACTGCGTCAGCGCGGCGCCCCTCCTGAAATGATCGAAGCTGCCCTTGACCGTCTGACGGAAGAGGGGCTGCTGTCCGAATCCCGTTATCTCGAAAGCTTTGTTTCCTACCGTGCCCGCTCGGGTTACGGGCCGATGCGTATTCGCGAAGAGCTCAGTCAGCGCGGCTTGCAGCGAGGTGATATCGATCTTGCATTGCGTGAGTGCGGCATCGATTGGCAAGCGCAATTGCGCGACGTCTGGCAGCGCAAGTTTGCCGGGCAGTTTCCTGCGGATGCTCGGGAACGGGCCAAGCAAGGGCGCTTTCTGAGTTATCGCGGCTACTCCATGGACATGATCGGCCGCCTGTTGAGCGGCCGCGGGCAGGATGACTGA
- the recA gene encoding recombinase RecA: protein MDDNKKKALAAALGQIERQFGKGAVMRMGDHDRQAIPAISTGSLGLDIALGIGGLPKGRIVEIYGPESSGKTTLTLSVIAQAQKAGATCAFVDAEHALDPEYAGKLGVNVDDLLVSQPDTGEQALEITDMLVRSNAVDVIIVDSVAALVPKAEIEGEMGDMHVGLQARLMSQALRKITGNIKNANCLVIFINQIRMKIGVMFGSPETTTGGNALKFYASVRLDIRRTGAVKEGDEVVGSETRVKIVKNKVAPPFRQAEFQILYGKGIYLNGEIIDLGVLHGFLEKSGAWYSYQGNKIGQGKANSAKFLQDNPEIGNALEKQIREKLLTASPDVKANPVKETEDDMADADI, encoded by the coding sequence ATGGACGACAACAAGAAGAAAGCCTTGGCTGCGGCCCTGGGTCAGATCGAACGTCAATTCGGCAAGGGTGCCGTAATGCGTATGGGCGATCATGACCGTCAGGCGATCCCGGCCATTTCTACCGGCTCTCTGGGTCTGGACATCGCTCTGGGCATTGGCGGTCTGCCAAAAGGCCGTATCGTTGAAATCTACGGTCCTGAGTCGTCCGGTAAGACCACCCTGACCCTGTCGGTCATCGCCCAGGCGCAGAAAGCCGGTGCCACTTGTGCCTTCGTCGATGCCGAGCACGCGCTGGATCCGGAATACGCCGGCAAGCTGGGTGTGAACGTTGATGACCTGCTGGTTTCCCAGCCGGATACCGGTGAGCAGGCCCTGGAAATCACCGACATGCTGGTGCGTTCCAACGCGGTTGACGTGATCATCGTCGACTCCGTGGCCGCCCTGGTGCCCAAGGCTGAAATCGAAGGCGAAATGGGCGACATGCACGTGGGCCTGCAAGCCCGCCTGATGTCCCAGGCACTGCGTAAAATCACCGGTAACATCAAGAACGCCAACTGCCTGGTGATCTTCATCAACCAGATCCGCATGAAGATCGGTGTGATGTTCGGCAGCCCGGAAACCACCACCGGTGGTAACGCGCTGAAGTTCTACGCTTCGGTCCGTCTGGACATCCGCCGTACCGGCGCGGTGAAGGAAGGCGACGAAGTGGTGGGCAGCGAAACCCGAGTCAAGATCGTCAAGAACAAGGTGGCTCCGCCCTTCCGTCAGGCCGAGTTCCAGATTCTTTACGGCAAGGGCATCTACCTCAACGGCGAGATCATCGATCTGGGCGTGCTGCACGGTTTCCTGGAGAAGTCCGGTGCCTGGTACAGCTACCAGGGCAACAAGATCGGTCAGGGCAAGGCCAACTCGGCCAAGTTCCTGCAGGACAACCCGGAAATCGGCAACGCGCTTGAGAAGCAGATTCGCGAGAAGCTGCTGACGGCCTCGCCAGACGTCAAAGCCAATCCGGTCAAAGAGACCGAAGACGATATGGCCGACGCTGATATCTGA
- a CDS encoding CinA family protein encodes MKEITQLAAELGRRLQVLNAHVTTAESCTGGGIAEAITRIPGSSAWFEAGYVTYSNRQKTLQLNVPAGLFDSVGAVSREVVEAMVRGAQAKSHARFAVAVSGIAGPDGGSAQKPVGTVWLAWGAGETLTCECRHFPGNRDEVRRQTVKAALEGLLQHAAAEIANQG; translated from the coding sequence GTGAAAGAAATTACCCAGCTTGCCGCTGAACTCGGCCGGCGTCTGCAGGTTCTGAATGCCCATGTCACCACCGCGGAGTCCTGCACCGGCGGCGGGATTGCCGAGGCGATCACGCGGATTCCGGGCAGTTCTGCCTGGTTCGAGGCCGGTTATGTGACCTATTCCAACCGCCAGAAGACCCTGCAATTGAATGTACCGGCCGGGTTGTTTGACTCGGTTGGTGCGGTCAGTCGTGAAGTAGTCGAGGCGATGGTTCGCGGGGCGCAGGCCAAGAGCCATGCGCGTTTCGCCGTGGCGGTCAGTGGTATCGCCGGGCCGGATGGCGGTTCTGCACAGAAGCCTGTGGGGACCGTGTGGCTGGCCTGGGGTGCGGGAGAGACGCTGACCTGCGAGTGCCGGCACTTCCCCGGGAATCGCGATGAGGTCCGCCGACAAACGGTGAAGGCCGCGCTAGAGGGGCTGCTGCAACACGCCGCAGCAGAAATCGCAAATCAGGGGTAG
- a CDS encoding Com family DNA-binding transcriptional regulator: protein MLKECRCGQCKRLLARVGEFTELQIKCSRCGTLNHVKASSLGPSPLSDMKTALSVTDHSIQR, encoded by the coding sequence ATGTTAAAAGAATGCAGATGCGGGCAGTGCAAACGACTTCTCGCCCGTGTGGGCGAGTTTACCGAGCTCCAGATCAAATGTTCCCGCTGTGGAACCTTGAATCATGTGAAGGCCTCGAGCCTTGGGCCATCGCCTTTGAGCGACATGAAAACGGCACTTTCAGTGACCGACCATTCCATTCAAAGGTGA
- a CDS encoding glycoside hydrolase family 19 protein: MPITEQQLQQIMPNARRQAGVFVSPLNTAMAHRQIDTPKRQAAFLAQIGHESGQLQYVRELGSDQYLSKYDTGTLAARLGNTPEADGDGQRYRGRGLIQITGRSNYRQCSLGLFGDERLLELPELLEQPQWAAESAAWFWERGGLNALADRDEFNSITRRINGGLNGLQDRLQLWARARAVLCLPVV; encoded by the coding sequence ATGCCAATCACCGAACAACAACTGCAACAAATCATGCCTAACGCCCGCCGCCAAGCGGGCGTTTTTGTTTCTCCACTCAACACCGCCATGGCCCATCGGCAGATCGATACGCCGAAGCGTCAGGCGGCTTTTCTGGCTCAGATCGGTCACGAATCCGGGCAACTGCAATACGTGCGCGAGCTGGGCAGTGATCAATACCTGAGCAAGTACGACACCGGCACGCTCGCCGCACGCCTGGGCAACACCCCAGAAGCCGACGGCGATGGCCAGCGGTATCGCGGGCGTGGGCTGATCCAGATCACCGGGCGCAGCAACTATCGCCAGTGCAGCCTCGGGCTGTTTGGCGATGAGCGTCTGCTGGAGTTGCCGGAACTGCTGGAGCAGCCGCAATGGGCCGCCGAGTCGGCGGCCTGGTTCTGGGAGCGCGGCGGGCTCAATGCCCTGGCCGATCGCGATGAGTTCAACAGCATTACCCGCCGCATCAACGGCGGTTTGAACGGCTTGCAGGATCGTCTGCAACTCTGGGCCAGGGCGCGGGCGGTTTTGTGCCTGCCCGTGGTCTGA
- a CDS encoding phage tail assembly chaperone: MKRLYSPSTGTTYLVGVHSVLPADVVEISEELYLSVIGNPEPGKIRVHNDSGLPYLVDAPEPSVDLPSQERSWRNAQLSAVMWLRERHRDQAEAGVVATLNNEEFKELISYIQLLRDWPQSPNFPDSQYRPVAPPWITEQTQ; encoded by the coding sequence GTGAAACGTTTATACAGTCCTAGTACCGGGACAACCTATCTGGTTGGGGTGCACTCGGTGCTCCCAGCAGATGTAGTTGAAATATCAGAAGAGTTGTATCTCTCCGTGATCGGTAATCCAGAGCCTGGAAAAATTCGAGTTCACAACGATAGCGGGTTGCCTTATTTGGTAGATGCACCCGAACCAAGCGTTGATCTCCCTTCACAGGAGCGGAGTTGGCGTAATGCTCAGCTATCGGCTGTCATGTGGCTTCGAGAACGGCATCGTGATCAAGCCGAAGCCGGTGTGGTGGCAACTCTCAACAATGAGGAATTTAAGGAGTTGATTAGCTATATCCAATTGCTGCGCGATTGGCCGCAGTCTCCCAACTTTCCCGATAGCCAATATCGCCCAGTTGCACCACCGTGGATCACTGAACAGACCCAATAG
- a CDS encoding phage tail protein: MDYPKSVPSVGLVNGKFVDENPVTGQVGSLISSDWGNAVTDELLNVIRAGGKEPAEAEHDQLLAAIKAIVRDSIPPEKIRTTLAEYGITDAYTKSVTYTKAEIEALLKNMSALPVGAMVPFPKGTVPTGFLEVDGSVQSAATYPDLAAYLGTTFNTGGEGAGNFRLPESRGEFLRGWDHGRGVDTGRTLGSGQMDALQNITGTMTVYTAFGPLNSATGAFTLEDGGGQGESVAYASTRPRFTFDASRVARTADETRPRNLAVMWCIKAWNAPTNQGSIDVAALVPLAAQATETNRGTALIASQTDVNAGSSTSKIVTPRQLRLGFSISLAANGYVAFPSWLGGVIVQWGNTLPLSAGGQTTTYPLAFPNACFVVVPSVASGIAMNEYGLTVTAKTQSSFTAVCKVFNGISANQSANYIAIGF, encoded by the coding sequence GTGGATTATCCAAAGAGTGTGCCAAGTGTTGGGTTGGTTAATGGGAAGTTTGTTGACGAGAACCCGGTCACGGGGCAAGTCGGCTCACTGATTTCTTCCGACTGGGGAAATGCGGTGACCGATGAATTGCTCAACGTGATTCGTGCGGGTGGGAAGGAGCCGGCCGAGGCCGAGCATGATCAGCTGCTGGCGGCGATCAAGGCGATCGTCCGTGATTCGATTCCGCCGGAGAAGATCCGCACGACCTTGGCCGAGTATGGGATCACCGATGCGTATACCAAGTCGGTGACCTACACCAAGGCCGAGATCGAGGCGTTGCTGAAGAACATGTCGGCCCTGCCGGTGGGGGCCATGGTGCCGTTTCCCAAGGGCACGGTACCGACGGGATTCCTGGAGGTGGACGGCAGTGTGCAGAGCGCTGCGACTTATCCGGATCTGGCGGCCTATTTGGGCACGACCTTCAACACCGGGGGCGAGGGCGCGGGGAACTTCCGGTTGCCGGAGTCGCGAGGGGAGTTTTTGCGGGGTTGGGATCATGGGCGGGGGGTGGATACGGGGCGAACGCTTGGCAGTGGCCAGATGGATGCGTTGCAGAACATCACCGGTACCATGACGGTGTATACGGCGTTTGGGCCTTTAAACTCAGCAACAGGGGCGTTTACTTTAGAGGACGGCGGGGGGCAGGGTGAAAGCGTTGCCTACGCATCAACACGGCCCCGTTTTACATTTGATGCTTCTCGAGTAGCTCGTACAGCTGATGAGACCCGCCCTCGCAACCTGGCGGTTATGTGGTGCATCAAGGCCTGGAACGCGCCGACCAATCAGGGAAGTATCGACGTTGCTGCACTGGTTCCTTTGGCTGCCCAAGCCACTGAAACCAATCGAGGTACAGCATTGATAGCCAGTCAAACGGACGTGAACGCTGGAAGCAGTACCTCGAAAATTGTGACACCGAGACAATTGCGTCTTGGATTCTCTATTAGCCTCGCTGCAAATGGCTATGTGGCTTTTCCCTCTTGGCTAGGAGGTGTAATTGTCCAATGGGGCAATACTCTTCCCTTGAGTGCAGGTGGGCAAACAACTACTTATCCACTTGCATTCCCCAATGCATGTTTTGTCGTTGTCCCTAGTGTCGCCTCCGGCATCGCGATGAATGAGTATGGGTTGACCGTTACCGCAAAAACCCAATCCTCATTTACAGCAGTTTGTAAGGTTTTTAACGGGATATCGGCGAATCAGTCTGCAAACTATATTGCCATCGGCTTCTGA
- a CDS encoding tail fiber assembly protein: MSGYAVQNDGFGWRAVGSVDDVGVDEWYCIGLPPAPAPFTLTEEQLGEQAKVQRDVLLSIAANRMGPLQDAVDIDSAHADEVELLKHWKLYRIALNRIQLQPGFPTDIDWPLSPDELVTQ, encoded by the coding sequence ATGAGCGGTTATGCAGTACAGAACGATGGTTTCGGCTGGAGGGCCGTGGGAAGCGTGGACGATGTTGGCGTGGATGAGTGGTATTGCATCGGTCTGCCACCTGCGCCAGCTCCTTTTACGCTGACCGAAGAGCAACTGGGTGAACAGGCAAAAGTGCAGCGCGATGTGCTTCTGAGTATCGCCGCAAATCGAATGGGGCCACTGCAGGACGCAGTGGATATCGACAGCGCCCACGCTGATGAGGTCGAGTTGTTGAAGCACTGGAAGCTCTATCGGATTGCCTTGAATCGGATACAGCTGCAACCAGGTTTTCCAACGGATATTGATTGGCCGCTATCGCCAGATGAACTTGTAACTCAATAA
- a CDS encoding phage tail protein — protein MDYPKSVPSVGLVNGKFVDENPVTGQVGSLISSQWGNAVTDELLNVIRAGGKVPAEAEHDQLLAAIKAIVRDSIPPEKIRTTLAEYGITDAYTKSVTYTKAEIEALLKNMSALPVGAMVPFPKGTVPPGFLEVDGSVQSAATYPDLAAYLGTTFNTGGEGAGNFRLPESRGEFLRGWDHGRGVDAGRSPGSWQADAFQGHYHASAADTAKPYSTGGTIGDYLAHFGTGNPTTNGVRDAINNGVDGTPRTASETRPRNLAVMWCIKAWNAPINQGNIDVAALAAEVQKLKALSGSSYQGLYVSASGTNALVSVKARSLIVGKGSAAQALSAVDLSINLQTTGLNGLDSGVVAASSWYSAWVVSNGTQVAGIAALMPAIQCTTTAGSAVITGIASTAAMRPGMAFGGVGFPPGAFIKAIDSSSQITASVPATNTSANTILRFAYEPVLPVGYVAARVSAFVTDATTKFPLSFAQCGSRVQYRLAASSNLTAYPRMSERTVGVPTTWTAVGTDAFIPPTASSIAGFATSIGTSNSANISVAPSNLTPSGAVASYANPMPMSITANTLSGSFQFDFLLEGFNIYWCGGAGTNSNVLACQGWEDSL, from the coding sequence GTGGATTATCCGAAAAGTGTTCCCAGCGTAGGGCTGGTGAACGGCAAGTTTGTCGACGAGAACCCGGTCACGGGGCAAGTCGGCTCACTGATTTCCTCGCAATGGGGAAACGCGGTTACCGACGAATTGCTCAACGTGATTCGTGCGGGTGGCAAGGTGCCGGCCGAGGCCGAGCATGACCAGTTGCTGGCGGCGATCAAGGCGATCGTCCGTGATTCGATACCGCCAGAGAAGATTCGCACCACCTTGGCCGAGTACGGCATCACCGACGCCTACACCAAGTCGGTGACCTACACCAAGGCGGAGATCGAGGCACTGTTGAAGAACATGTCGGCCTTGCCGGTGGGGGCCATGGTGCCGTTTCCCAAGGGGACGGTGCCGCCGGGGTTTCTGGAGGTGGATGGCAGTGTGCAGAGCGCTGCGACCTATCCGGATCTGGCGGCTTATTTGGGCACGACCTTCAACACCGGGGGCGAGGGCGCGGGGAACTTCCGGTTGCCGGAGTCGCGGGGGGAGTTTCTGCGGGGTTGGGATCATGGGCGGGGGGTGGATGCTGGGCGCTCTCCTGGCAGCTGGCAGGCGGATGCGTTTCAGGGGCACTACCACGCTAGTGCTGCCGATACAGCTAAACCGTATTCGACTGGCGGAACTATTGGTGACTACCTCGCCCACTTCGGGACGGGGAATCCAACAACAAACGGAGTACGAGACGCAATCAATAACGGCGTCGATGGTACGCCGCGAACAGCTTCAGAGACTCGGCCACGCAACCTGGCAGTCATGTGGTGCATCAAAGCCTGGAACGCACCAATCAATCAGGGAAACATCGATGTCGCTGCTCTAGCTGCCGAAGTTCAGAAGCTCAAAGCTCTATCGGGTAGCAGCTATCAGGGACTCTATGTTTCTGCGTCAGGAACCAATGCATTGGTCTCGGTGAAAGCGCGTAGCCTGATTGTCGGCAAAGGTAGTGCAGCGCAGGCATTGAGTGCAGTGGACCTGAGCATCAACCTGCAAACCACAGGTCTGAACGGCCTTGATAGCGGGGTGGTTGCAGCTTCCAGCTGGTACAGCGCCTGGGTTGTATCCAATGGCACTCAAGTCGCCGGTATTGCTGCGTTGATGCCTGCTATTCAATGCACGACTACCGCAGGTTCTGCCGTGATTACCGGTATTGCCAGTACTGCTGCGATGCGACCCGGAATGGCGTTTGGAGGTGTGGGGTTCCCTCCTGGTGCGTTTATCAAGGCTATCGATTCGTCGAGTCAGATCACCGCAAGCGTTCCTGCAACCAATACGTCCGCCAACACCATTCTGCGTTTTGCCTATGAACCGGTGTTGCCTGTGGGCTACGTTGCCGCACGGGTGAGTGCATTCGTCACCGATGCAACGACGAAGTTTCCATTGTCGTTTGCGCAATGTGGCAGTCGGGTTCAGTACCGACTGGCGGCGAGTTCGAATTTGACGGCGTATCCACGGATGTCCGAGCGAACAGTGGGCGTCCCTACTACCTGGACAGCTGTTGGAACTGACGCGTTCATTCCTCCTACTGCGTCTTCCATTGCTGGATTTGCTACCTCTATCGGGACGTCCAATAGCGCGAACATTTCGGTGGCCCCCAGTAACCTTACTCCTTCAGGTGCTGTGGCTAGCTACGCCAATCCGATGCCTATGAGCATTACGGCCAACACTTTGAGTGGGTCGTTTCAGTTCGACTTCCTGCTTGAAGGTTTCAACATTTATTGGTGCGGTGGTGCCGGTACCAACTCCAACGTATTGGCCTGCCAGGGCTGGGAGGACAGTCTATGA
- a CDS encoding YmfQ family protein, producing the protein MAAIRSAAQYQDQLRSLLPSGPAWDPERVPELERVLQGISQELARIDARAVDLQNEMDPASVSELVTDWEKVMNLPDPCLGLTPLFEDRRLAVRRRLLAVGSQRAAYFVEIARSQGYPNASVTELSTPRMGRSRFGHAHFGTWRANFMWTLNTGGRLQLGRRFGASYWGERFGMNPGSALECLIHRSTPAHTQVYINYD; encoded by the coding sequence ATGGCAGCAATAAGAAGCGCTGCTCAGTACCAGGATCAGTTGCGCAGCCTGCTGCCCAGCGGCCCGGCCTGGGACCCGGAGCGGGTGCCGGAGCTTGAGCGAGTGTTGCAGGGCATCTCCCAGGAGCTGGCGCGCATCGACGCCCGGGCCGTGGACCTGCAAAACGAAATGGACCCGGCCAGCGTCAGCGAACTGGTGACCGATTGGGAAAAGGTCATGAACCTGCCCGATCCCTGCCTGGGCCTGACCCCGCTGTTCGAAGACCGGCGCCTGGCCGTGCGCCGCCGCCTGTTGGCGGTGGGCAGCCAGCGCGCCGCCTACTTCGTCGAAATCGCCCGCAGCCAGGGCTACCCCAATGCCAGCGTCACTGAGCTGAGTACCCCACGCATGGGCCGCTCACGTTTTGGCCACGCGCATTTCGGCACCTGGCGGGCGAATTTCATGTGGACCCTCAATACCGGCGGCCGCCTGCAACTGGGCCGGCGCTTCGGCGCGAGCTATTGGGGCGAACGTTTTGGCATGAACCCGGGCAGCGCCCTGGAATGCCTGATCCATCGCAGTACACCGGCGCATACCCAGGTGTACATCAACTATGACTAG
- a CDS encoding baseplate J/gp47 family protein, whose product MPFETPSLPVLIQRTQSDLASDSLRQSDAQVLARTLSGAAFGLYGYLDWIAEQILPDKADESTLERIAALRLNQPRKAAQAARGSVSFMAAAGAVLDVDTLLQSSDGRSYKVTAARTTSAGLNSTTIQAVDGGTLGNADAGLELTAVQPVQGIGNAFTVLAPGLSGGVARESLESLRSRVIRSYRIIPHGGSADDYETWALECPGITRAWCRRNYLGPGTVGLFVMRDDDPLPIPNAEQLAQVQAYIEPLRPVTAEVQVLAPVMLPVTYTLRLTPDTSAVRAAVESQLRDLHNREAGLGQTLLLSHIREAISSATGEQDHQLLAPLADVPAANNQLLVFGGCQWQQ is encoded by the coding sequence ATGCCGTTTGAAACCCCTTCGCTGCCGGTGCTGATTCAGCGCACCCAAAGCGACCTGGCCAGCGATTCGCTGCGCCAGTCCGATGCCCAAGTGCTGGCCCGCACCCTGAGCGGTGCCGCCTTTGGCCTGTACGGCTACCTGGATTGGATCGCCGAGCAGATCCTTCCGGACAAGGCCGATGAGTCGACCCTGGAGCGCATCGCCGCGCTGCGCCTGAACCAGCCGCGCAAGGCCGCCCAGGCGGCCCGTGGCAGCGTCAGCTTCATGGCCGCGGCCGGCGCCGTGCTGGATGTCGATACCCTGCTGCAGAGCAGCGACGGTCGCAGCTACAAAGTGACTGCCGCGCGCACCACCAGCGCCGGGCTCAACAGCACCACGATCCAGGCGGTCGATGGCGGGACCCTGGGCAATGCCGATGCGGGCCTGGAGTTGACCGCGGTGCAGCCGGTGCAAGGCATCGGCAACGCGTTCACCGTCCTGGCCCCGGGCCTGAGCGGTGGCGTGGCCCGGGAAAGCCTCGAATCCCTGCGTTCCCGGGTGATCCGCTCCTATCGGATCATTCCCCACGGCGGCTCGGCGGACGACTACGAAACCTGGGCCCTGGAATGCCCAGGCATCACCCGCGCCTGGTGCCGACGCAACTACCTGGGGCCAGGCACGGTGGGCCTGTTCGTCATGCGTGACGACGACCCGCTGCCGATCCCCAACGCCGAGCAACTGGCGCAGGTCCAGGCCTATATCGAGCCGCTGCGCCCGGTCACCGCCGAGGTGCAGGTGCTGGCCCCGGTGATGCTGCCGGTGACCTACACCTTGCGCCTGACTCCCGACACCAGCGCGGTGCGCGCCGCCGTCGAGAGCCAGCTGCGCGACCTGCACAACCGCGAGGCGGGCCTAGGCCAGACTCTGTTGCTCAGCCATATCCGCGAAGCCATCAGCAGCGCCACCGGCGAGCAGGATCACCAACTGTTGGCGCCCTTGGCCGATGTGCCGGCGGCGAATAATCAGTTGCTGGTATTTGGAGGTTGCCAATGGCAGCAATAA
- a CDS encoding phage GP46 family protein: MFATYDLKNALTRAVEISLFTWRRAADDDALDDDQRYGWWGDSFPSVADDRIGSRLWLLRRVKLTRQTQLDAEFYAREALQWLIDDGHCNAVEIITERLDAQRLNLRTVLILADGERLDLNPIHSWQVTYAV, encoded by the coding sequence ATGTTCGCCACCTATGACCTGAAGAACGCCCTGACCCGGGCCGTGGAAATCAGCCTGTTCACCTGGCGTCGCGCCGCCGATGACGACGCCCTGGACGACGATCAGCGCTACGGCTGGTGGGGCGACAGTTTTCCCAGCGTGGCCGACGACCGCATCGGCTCGCGCCTGTGGCTGCTGCGCCGGGTCAAGCTGACCCGGCAGACCCAGCTCGACGCCGAATTCTATGCCCGCGAGGCCCTGCAATGGTTGATCGACGATGGCCACTGCAACGCCGTGGAGATCATCACCGAGCGCCTCGACGCCCAGCGCCTGAACCTGCGCACGGTGCTGATCCTGGCCGACGGCGAACGCCTGGACCTCAACCCCATTCACAGTTGGCAGGTGACCTATGCCGTTTGA
- a CDS encoding phage baseplate assembly protein V, which yields MSLLTRLLARGTVVLANSANKLQSLQMRLTAGEVNDDMEHFEPYGFTSNPLAGAEGIATFLGGDRSHAVVLVVADRRYRLKALAAGEVAIYTDEGDKIHFKRGRVIDIDTATLNIRASSGVNIDSPTLSMSGKIVSQGDQVAAGISQINHVHSGVQPGPGQTGVPVGG from the coding sequence ATGAGCTTACTGACACGCCTGTTGGCGCGGGGCACCGTGGTGCTCGCCAACTCGGCCAACAAACTGCAATCGCTGCAAATGCGCCTTACCGCCGGCGAGGTCAACGACGACATGGAGCATTTCGAGCCTTACGGTTTCACCAGCAATCCCCTGGCCGGCGCCGAGGGCATCGCCACCTTTCTGGGGGGCGACCGTTCCCACGCGGTGGTGCTGGTGGTGGCCGACCGGCGCTATCGCCTCAAGGCCCTGGCCGCTGGTGAAGTGGCGATCTACACCGACGAGGGCGACAAGATCCACTTCAAGCGCGGGCGGGTCATCGACATCGACACAGCGACCCTGAATATCCGCGCCAGCAGCGGCGTCAACATCGACAGTCCGACCCTGAGCATGAGCGGCAAGATCGTCTCCCAGGGCGATCAGGTCGCCGCCGGCATCAGCCAGATCAACCACGTCCACAGCGGCGTGCAACCCGGTCCGGGCCAGACCGGCGTACCCGTGGGAGGTTAA